A segment of the Sphingobacterium oryzagri genome:
GTAGGCAAATCCTTTTAACAAGTTGTCGTTTAGTTTATCCCAATGTTCATAGCTTTCTTTATCTTCGACTTTCCAGTCGCCCACCAGAAAGCTGGGGAATTGCAGCGTTTGTGCAGGCGTAACAGAAGGCCAACTTAAGCAAAGTAAACCAATTAGTAGCCGGATGATGATCATGTAGCTGGTGTTCATGCCTGTTTTTCTAAAATGCTTTTCAGCGTTTGCAATCCTGCTGCAAAATCCTTACTCATGTCGTAAAATAAGCTCATCATATTAAAGGGGTAGGGCATGCTACCGTCAATCTCCCAAACCACCTTGCTTTGCGTCGGACTAAGCGGCGTTACTTCAATAAATGAGGGGTTGGCCACATCAGATCCGTTAAAGTAAAGATGCATATCTATACGTTTATTTGGTTCTATTTGAGTGATTACTTGTTTGCCATCACCTACTTTTTTGCTTTTCCATTCGTAGGTAAAACCGATGGTGCCATCTGTTCCGCTATATTGCTTTTCCATATGGGGGTCTTGCTTTGACCAGGCATCGTAATTTCCCTGATTCTTCAGCTGCGACACGTAACTGAAAACTTCATCTGCCGGGCGATCTATGCTGATCTCACTGCCGGCATGGAATGTTTTCGGAACAAACAGGGCAACGATCAGCACGAGTGCTACAAGCCCTACAAGAGTCAATAAAAGATACTTCAAAAATTTCATAATCGATAAATTAGTTTGTTAGTGATAAGGTATATACGAGTTGTACCAGGCTATTTTTATAGGCGGTAGACTGGATTAAAGATAAGGGAATATTATCATTGCTGCTCGTAAAAAGTGCATATCTTTTACGGATGGCTACCGGGCAAACGAACGGCTTGATGTCATCAACAGGTCTATCGCATGGCAGTGATTGCGGTGCTGCTTTGCTTTTCCTGATGACAAGATTATTGCCAGGATAGGTTTTGACATAGCGTACAGGCTTCTTGGCCGCAAGGCCATCGACAGCAGCAAATGGAAATGTGGTAAGCTGGCTCATAGCAATTTCTGGTTAGTGCAGGGAATGATAAGCATTACAATATTGTTAAAAACTTACAATATCCATTTGTTTTTCAGATGTATGGATATTGTAAGTTAAAGTTTTTTATTAACCCATTTTCTTGTTGCCTTCGTAGTGGATCATCCAACTAATGCCAAATCGATCGGTAAATGAGGAGTACAATTCTGCGAAAAATGTTTCGGCCAGATCCATTTCAATCACCTGCGCTTGATCGCTCAATTTGGTATGCAGGGCGCGCGCTTCGTCGATCGTCTCGGTATCAAGCATGATGTAAGTTGCTGTGCCAAAGACCGCTTTATGCCCAAAGTTTTCAATACAGTCTGACCCCATAAGCATCACATCTTTGTTAATGTGTAATGCGGTGTGCATGATCTTATTTTTTTCGGCGTCGGGCATCGCAAAGTCTGGATCTGCGGGCATATCACCGAAGCGGTGAAGACCGAGCAAGGGGCCGCCAAATACAGTTTGATAGAACGTGAATGCTTCTTCGCAGTTACCGTTAAAGTTTAGGTAAGCATGTATTTTTACCATGATTATTAAAGATTTAAGTTTTCTTAATTGATGTTTTCTTGCCTATTGTAAACAACTTAGTTTTCGCTAAGCCAGTTTGCTAAATTATTTAGTCCCATGGTAAAGCCTTCGCGAAAGCCCATGTCGATATGTTTTTGTATTGCTGTCGCGCTGTCACCTTCGATCAGGATATCTACGCGTGTGCCGACTTCGTTTTCATGAAAGTGAAGCTGCCAATGCATACCTGGCAAATTATGTTGGATGTTGCCGTCGGCATCGGCAAAGCGATCACGTCCCGCATAGGACGTTGGCGCTGTTATGTTATCGTAGAAAAAGATGCCCCAGGCTTCTTCGCCTTCGGGACCTTTCATGCAATAAAGCCATTTTCCGCCTTCACTAAAGTCAAAGGATTTGGTTACTGATTGCCAAGGTTGGGGTGCCCACCATTGGTCAAGTATATCGGCTGTGGTCCAGGCATCCCATACTTTGGAAAGCGATGCCGCGTATTGCCGCGATATCTGGATCGATTTTCCGTCGCTTGCGAGTTCAAATTGCATATCGTCGTTCGTACTCATAATCTGCTGCGTTTACTGTTTATAAATCTGTAGCGCTAAATGGCCAGCTGTTTTTTGTTATTCAAATGTAACGCGGTTTGTTGATATTCTACCTTGCCATAGGGCAAGAATTGTTTTAGCCTGTTCATCTTCGTCAAGCGAACGAAGTGCGCGGTTTTCGTTGATGCCAGCTGATGATCCTGCTGGCTTTTGTTGGCGATGATTTTTGACCGGCGATGCGGCCTGGGCAAATGTATTCGCATATCTTTCTCCATGCGTCTCATTTGCTAGGGTACATCGGTCATAAAAAACATTAAATGTTTTATTGACATTTAATTTTTTTTGTTTATTTTAGACCAAAGGAAGTGCAACGACCTGGCTAACTATTAAATTGTGTTGCACTTTGCATCATTACTTATAAACCTATTTCAACGTCTATGAAACGTCAATTGATTTCACTTATCTGCGTAGGGGCTATTTGGGGAAGTGCCTACGGACAGAACATGGTAACACTTACGCCTAGCGAAAAACCCATTCCTATCAGTCGTCATATTTACGGCCATTTTGCCGAACACCTCGGCCGCTGTGTGTACGACGGATTTTACGTGGGCGAAGGCAACAAAAACATTCCGCACACGAATGGCGTGCGCAACGATGTTATTGCGGCCCTTAAAGAATTGCAGATACCTAATTTGCGCTGGCCGGGCGGCTGTTTTGCCGACACCTATCATTGGAAAGATGGCATTGGTCCGAAAGCATCACGACCAGCGATCGTAAACAACTGGTGGGGCGGCGTAACGGAAGACAACTCTTTTGGTACGCATGACTTTTTGGATATGTGTGAGTTGCTTGGTACGGAGCCTTACCTGGCCGGAAATGTAGGCAGTGGTGAAGTGCAGGAATTGGCAGATTGGGTGCAGTATGTAAATTTTGCAGGAAATAGTCCGATGTCGGATTTGCGCCGGGAAAACGGGCGGGATAAACCGTGGAATGTAAAGTTCTGGGGTGTTGGGAATGAATCGTGGGGCTGTGGAGGCAACATGACGGCCGAATATTACAGTGATATTTACCGAAAATATTCGACGTTTATGGCGGATTGGTCCAACACAGGTGGACTTTACCGGATTGCTTCAGGCGCAAACAGCGCAGATTATCATTGGACGGAAACTTTGATGAAGCAATTGCCTAAAAGCCTGGTAAAAGGGATAGCGCTGCATCATTATGCGGTCATCGACTGGAATAAGAAGGGCTCATCCATAACCTATACGGATGAGCAATATTTTAAAACGATGAAATCGGCCTGGTTTATGAATGAGCTGGTCGAAAAGCACAGCGCGATCATGGATAAATATGATGCGAAGAAAGACGTTGCGCTTGTGGTCGACGAGTGGGGCGGATGGTACGAGGTAGAGCCTAATACCAATCCCGGCTTCCTCTACCAGCAAAATACGATGCGTGACGCGATGATTGCGGGTATGACCTTAAACATCTTTAACAATCACGCGGATCGTGTTAAAATGGCTAATTTGGCGCAGACCATCAATGTCTTGCAAGCAGTGATCTTAACCAAAGAAGAAAAGATGATTAAAACACCGACTTTTCACGTGTTGGAAATGTATAAGGTGCACCACGATGCAAATCTTATTCCGCTCCGTATAAGCAGTCAAGATTTTGTGTGGAATGGGGAGGCCATTCCGGCTGTCTCGGCTTCTGCATCGCAGGATAAAAATGGCCGTACACATATCTCCTTGGTGAATATTGATCCAAAATCTTCGCAAGATGTAACGGTTGCACTCTCCAAAGCACAGAAATTACAAAGTGCACGTCTATTGACTTCGGCCAATTTGCGCGATTATAATGATTTTGATGCAGGTGATCGTATCGTTCCGAAAGCTTTTAAGGGGGCAAAGGTGGATAAGCAACAGCTCACGGCCAAATTGCCGCCTTTCTCGGTGCTGGTGGTAACGCTTGATTAAGCCTATCGCGCCAGCGCTTGGATAGATTCGCCAGGCAAAGCGTCGTTAAAAAGCGATGCATTACCTGGCGATCTTGTTTGTATGGTGCCCGCCACATCTGGCTGGCTAATCTTTATACTTATCGTGCAAGCCTACACCCTGGGCAACGAGTGGTTTTATTTTTTCCAGGCGAGCAACTTTGGTTTTATCTTGCTTGGCTTCGTCGATATAAGCGTTATATTCGCGTTGCCGGCCTGGCGTGAGTTTAAAAAAAGATTGGTTAAATTGTTTATCGCCTGCTAATGCTTCGGCAAGTAGTTTGTTGGGCACGAGTGGTTTTCCTTTTTCGGGTATTATTGCTTTGCCATCTACCACGGTTTGTATAGCTTCGGCAATATAGGCTTTTATTTTTTCGGTATCCATATCGGCAACATCGGTAAAACGCCACTGGCGTAATCCTTTCGTCTTCCCCTCGGAGCCGGAAACTAACACCTTTTCGGGATCCGCTAAAAAAACACCGTTGTAAAACCAAATGGCAAAATGGTTTTTAAAGCCCGCATAAGAAACTACATTTTTCCCGGCATAACTGTATACCTCGTTGCCCCATTTCAGGCTTCTATCTAATGGAAATTGTGCGATGATGTGCTGCGTCTTTTCGATCGCTTCTGTCCACTGCGCGTGAAAACGTTTCCAGTCGGTCGGGTTTTTGTCTTGCAACTTTTTCAGATTAAACTGTACCATCTTTTCCAGAATAGCTTTGGGAATTTTGCTATCTAAGGGAATTTGAATAGCACCTTTGGAAGTTTTGTAAGGCGCGAGGTCGGTCGCAAACTCTGTGATTGCGGCAGGACCGGGGTAGATACCCAAATGATTTTTGGCCATGGCAAAGTGAATGAGATTGCCTTGGTAGCGAAATGTGGGCATTTGATAGCTGATGGTTTCGGTGGCCATCGGCGCTGCTCGTTGAATGATCTTGCGAACCGCATGTAGCAATGCCTGTTTGCCATCATCAAACTGCGCGATGTACTCATCAATCGTGGAAAAGCCTGTCTGCATGATCTTATTATTTTATTTTTTTGATTTCATCGCTGGTATTTTGGTAATGCCTGTATTGGATAATAGCGCTTGATATGCTGGCGATGCGCTGTCTACCAAGCGTATTTTTCCGTCGTTAGCAAACAAGATGCCCCAACCATAGTTTTTGGCCAATGGTGAGGTGCGCAAGCAAGGTTGGCCTTTGGAAAAAAACTGGGTTCGCGCAGCGGCCAGTTCGCTGGCCAATAGTGCCTGCCTGCTGGCGAAGATCATAAAAAGCGCATCATCTGAAGTAAACGTGTCGGGCTGCTGGGTAAGCAAGTCAAATTGAAGGTTAGCTATGGTCAGCTTATCCACCTTCCGTGGTGGTACAGTGCCTTGTAGCGCCGTGCTGTCTGCAGCTACTGTGATCAGCGTGTCGTAATAATTTGTCGTATGCTGTTTCATGACGTTCGTGTTCGTTTGCCGCAATCAAGATGTTGTTTCTTATGGACGCACCCGCGTGTAAGTCTGGCTAACGAAGTCTAGCGTGTGCTGCATAAGTCGCTGCAACACATCCAGATCGATGTCTGTCAATTTTTTTACGTAGATGCAAGCTTTGCCCATTTTGTATTTTCCCAGTCCCTCCAAGAAGGATTGATGCGCTTCAAGACCTGTATATACGTAGAGTGAAAGGGCATTTTTTCGTGGCGAGAAGGCAAGTAGCGGTGCTTCGCCGGAATGTCCGCTAGCATAGGTATACGCATATTTGCCAAAGGCAATAATGTTCGGCCCAAACATCGTTGCTTTTTCACCGGACACGGCCTCCATCAGTTCGATCAATGCCAGGCTGTCTGCTTTTTGCTGTGGGTTGTCCAGCGCTTCGATAAAATCAGCAACAGGTTGTTCGTTAAAGGTAGTCTTGTTGGTTGCCATCGTAGCTGTCTATTCGTTTGTGCCGGTTCCGTAAACGCGCTCTACGTACGTTTTGAAATTGGTCAAGATGGCTTGCCAACCATCTCGTTGCATAGCAATCGGGTTTTGCGTTTCCGGATCAAATGTGGTGGATACGGTTGTTACATCGCGCGACTCCTTAAAGTGAATGGCTACTTTCCGCCCGTCGGCCAGCACATAAGCGATGTGTTTAAAAGGCTCAATCGCGGTATACTCGCCTTCAAAATCAAAGCCGAAGCTGCCGTCTTTTGCTTCCATGCGGTTGCTGAATTTGCCGCCCACGCGCAGGTCGTTTACCGAGCTTGTACAATGCCAGTCATCAGACGCATGGTTCCATTGCATGATATCTTCTGCCGAATTATAGGCATTCCAAACGGTTGCCACGTTGTTTTTGATCGTTGTTTCAATGTGAATTGGTTCCATACGGTGTTTATCGATTATTTGTTTTTAAGTAATAATACATTTCCGGCCGGATCTTTTATCCAATGCATCGACGGACTGATTTCTTCCAGTTCGTCTTGCGGATGTATGCCGTTGGTTTCGAGATAGCGGGTGGCGCGCTCCACATCGGGTGTTAACACTTCAAGCCATATCTGCGCATCCTGGGCATCGGGCACACAATCTAACCATAAGGTGCTGGCGCCAAAAGTCAATCGATGGGTGCTGGTGACACCAGGATGGTCAATAGCCACTTCTTCGACATCTAACAAAAGAATGTCACGATAAAAAGCGACGGTTTCTTCATACTTTTCTGGTGGAATTTTCATAGCCATGTTCACTCCTCCGCTAAAATTTATCTCCATAATCGGTATCTTTTATTTCTACTATCCAAAAATACGGTTGCGCGTCTATGATACACTTGTCTTAAGACAACTTCTGCAGCCTAAACCTTATTTTCCGACCAATTCTTTGCGAATCCGGCTGAGTGAAGTATCGGTTATCCCGAGGTAGGTGGCAATATATTTTAATGGCGCCTGTTGCAAAATTTGTGGTTTTTCTTCCAGCAATTGTTGATAACGCACTATTGCCGCCAGACTCACCATATCAAGCGTTCTTTTTTTGGTGAGAAACAGTTGATGGGCCATCCACGCGCGTCCCCATTCGGTGATGGCTGGTATCGTTTCAAACAAGCCCTGAAAATCGTCAAATTTAATACGCCACAACGTGCAGTCTGTTAAACAACAAAAGTTTTCTTTGGTCGGTATATGGTGAAAGATCGAAGCAACTTCGATAACGAGATCATCGGTGCAGAAAAAATTGGTGCTGATATCGTTGCCATCGTAATCGTAAACGAAAGAGCGCACGATGCCTTCCTCCAGAATGTAGTAACAATCGCTCACTTGCCCTTCACGTAAAAGCAATTCGCCTTTCTTGAAAACCACTTTTTCATGCTGTGCAACGATTTGATCGAGGTCTTCGTGCGACATGGACGGGTATTGATAGATAAAACGGAGTTTCTCTGGGTACATAGGGATATGTTGTTAGTCTGTGGCCGTCGTTACCTACCAACGGCGGGCTTACTGACAATAAAAATATAAAAATCTATCTAATGTACAATAGTTTTATTCATGGAGGGGGATAGCTACCGCATTACAGCGAGCTTGTGTAACAACTAGTTTTAAATAATTGGTCGAAAAGGTGTAGAAAGCCGGGCGCTAACGGGAGGTACACAACGGCCTATACGACCCGTTGTGTACGTTTTATTTATTTTTTAAAAATCAAATTTTACGCGAACACGGATACCGTGTTTAGGCGCATCGGGTTGGTCAAGATAATTTAACCGGCGGACGTAATCCACCCGAATAAACTTAAAGATATTGGTTAACCCGACACTGGCCTCCACATAAGGTTTGCTGCCGAAGCCGTAGGTGATCGGCTCACCATCTGCGTTTTCCTGAAATTGGAAGACGTTGCTGGTGTAGGCGGGGTTGTTTTCGTTTCGCAGGCGGCCATAAATCGCTTTGATACTGAATACTTCGCGCCATTTCAATTTCTTGATCAGCGGCACCTTGTTCAAAATAAAGCCATTCATGTAGTATTGGATATTGGTCGAAACGGAATGATCACTCACAAACTCTAAAAAGTTCATCAGGTTATAGGATCTTAGCTGATAGGCATAGGTCTGGTTTGCCCGATGGATATTTAAAAATGGAAACGGTATGTTGTCGCCTAAGATGTAATTGCCTTCTACATTGACATCGGCGTAGCCCAGTTGTGAGAAGTAAAAACGTTTGTCGACGCCTAGCGTAAAGTTGTGGTAATTATAATCGCCCTGTAATACATTTTTTAAGCCCGCTACATAGTTCATGTAGAAAATAGGGTATTTATTGAATATAGGTGTGCGGTATAATTTGCCCTGATAAAATTCTTCGTGCGGTGCATAGCGTAGGCTTAATGAAAGCTCTGTCGTGTTAAGTTCGTTAAACAGCCGGTTATTGCCGTTAGCGTCCAGCATTTGGTAAGTCAATATACCCGCTGGTTGTTGTTTCCATTTTGACAGACCGACCACGTAGGAAAAGTTATTGGTAAACTCTTTTTTATACTCTATGCGGTAAATATCGTTGTAGAGAAAACGCTCGTTGTCACCCCGCTTAAACGACAGTAAAAAGTTATCTTCTTGTACAAATTCCAGATTTTGACCCGGTATCTTCGTGTCGCGCATCACCGATGCCCGGATGTAGTGCTGCGGAAACGTGTAAACCGATTTATTGTTTAATGCATAGGTGCCGCTCAAGAAATATTTCCATTTCTCATCTTTGAAACCATAAGCGGTATATCCTTCGGCGTAAAAACGCTTGCTGAGCCTATCGGTGGTACGGCCGCCAAGTCGTAAACGGAAACCTTCTACAGGGTTGAAACTGTAAAAGGTATTTACCGGACCAACCTCGAAAGGACCAAGTTGCTTGTAGCCCGATAGCACCAACGAACTGATGTCTAAAAAGCGCTGGAAAGAAGGCATCAGCTGTAGCGTATCAATATTTTTGTAAATATTTTGCTCGTTAGCTTTCAGTGGCACAGGGCGATGCGTGAGCCAATAGTCCTCTGTGAGCCGCTCGGTTTGCTGTTCGTAAACTTTAACTACAGCAGGGCCTGCGTATGTGCTGTCGGGTTGGGCAAGGCCGGTTTGAAAGTCTTCAAACGTCACGGTGCGGTTTCCTTTAATACCGGTTCCTTTGTCTGTAAGTGAAAAGTCTAAACCCAAAGAGCTTGTTTTCAGGTAGTAGCGGTTGTTCAGATCTTTCTCGAAGTCAAGTTTGGCATCCAGATCGCGCACAAAGTTGAGGTTAATGTCATCGGCCACGCTCAACTCGGCTTTTTTTACGGCATAACGGCCATCTAATGTGATATACAACCTTCCTTGAAAGAGTAAATCGGCTTTATTTCGTGGAAAAAAACTGAGCTCGACGAGATAAGGCGTTTCCGTTTTTATCGTGTCGGTAATGTAAAATTTGTAAAAGGTAGGCGACGAACCCGCGATCGGACTCAAAAATTGATTGGTCACCAGTTCAATGTTGCTTTCGTAAATATCAATATCCTGATACAGCTTATTAAAGTAATTGCTCAAGCCGTTGTTGTCAATAAATTTTGGATCAAACTGTGCCCGTTGCTCCGCGAGTATCAGCTGCTTGGTTGTATTGGGCTTTTTGCGGGTATATACTTGCGAAAGACGCTCTTCGATAAAGGCCGGCAGGGTATAGCCACGTACACTTCCTTCTTCAGCATCGTCTTTTTCAAACAGAAATTGGTAGTTTTTAAATACTTTTCGGTTCTTAAATTTTTCGGATAGATTGCTCAGCCCCAGCGATATTTTCTCGTATTGTTGGTATTGTGCGTATTCATAGGCTTCCAGGCGGTTTTCGTCTTTGTGCTCGATCACTTTACGGATTAATTCTACCGCTGGATTGTTTTTATTGGAATATTTCGATCGGCGAGGGGCCTTGATCTCTACCGCTTCGATGGTGTTTTCGTCGGGCACTAAATACACGGTAAGCTCTTGGTAGGCATCCGCACTGATGCTCAAATCTTGCGATTCATAGCCTACATAGCTTATCCGTATTTTAGAAAATCCCGGTTCCACATTGAGCGCAAAGTTGCCATTGTCGTCTGTAGAAGTTGCCGTAGTCGAGCCGATGGCCGCTATAGTAGCGTAGCCTATTGGTTGTTTATTTGTGACATCCATTACTTTACCCTTGATGTGCAGCGTTTGTGCGAACGACGTCGAGGCAAAAGCAAGTATGGCAAAAAGTGTTGCAACAAATTTGCTGGCTACCCGTATCTGTATTATAAATTTCATAAATGTTATTTTTGAAACTATCGATCTGACTTTTAAACTTGTAAAGTCAGCTCTTTAGGAAGTCGAACAAAAGTAACAATTGTTTAAGTGAATTAGAAAGAGAATAATCCGCGAAAATATGAATGTGACTTTCGCTTGATCTTTCTGATTTTTGGATTACAATTAGAAGGGGTCAGCGACCGTAAATGTGACGACTTCTTTGCTGGTAGGATGTGTGAATTGGATGT
Coding sequences within it:
- a CDS encoding SRPBCC family protein — encoded protein: MKFLKYLLLTLVGLVALVLIVALFVPKTFHAGSEISIDRPADEVFSYVSQLKNQGNYDAWSKQDPHMEKQYSGTDGTIGFTYEWKSKKVGDGKQVITQIEPNKRIDMHLYFNGSDVANPSFIEVTPLSPTQSKVVWEIDGSMPYPFNMMSLFYDMSKDFAAGLQTLKSILEKQA
- a CDS encoding alpha-N-arabinofuranosidase, translating into MKRQLISLICVGAIWGSAYGQNMVTLTPSEKPIPISRHIYGHFAEHLGRCVYDGFYVGEGNKNIPHTNGVRNDVIAALKELQIPNLRWPGGCFADTYHWKDGIGPKASRPAIVNNWWGGVTEDNSFGTHDFLDMCELLGTEPYLAGNVGSGEVQELADWVQYVNFAGNSPMSDLRRENGRDKPWNVKFWGVGNESWGCGGNMTAEYYSDIYRKYSTFMADWSNTGGLYRIASGANSADYHWTETLMKQLPKSLVKGIALHHYAVIDWNKKGSSITYTDEQYFKTMKSAWFMNELVEKHSAIMDKYDAKKDVALVVDEWGGWYEVEPNTNPGFLYQQNTMRDAMIAGMTLNIFNNHADRVKMANLAQTINVLQAVILTKEEKMIKTPTFHVLEMYKVHHDANLIPLRISSQDFVWNGEAIPAVSASASQDKNGRTHISLVNIDPKSSQDVTVALSKAQKLQSARLLTSANLRDYNDFDAGDRIVPKAFKGAKVDKQQLTAKLPPFSVLVVTLD
- a CDS encoding glyoxalase, which translates into the protein MEINFSGGVNMAMKIPPEKYEETVAFYRDILLLDVEEVAIDHPGVTSTHRLTFGASTLWLDCVPDAQDAQIWLEVLTPDVERATRYLETNGIHPQDELEEISPSMHWIKDPAGNVLLLKNK
- a CDS encoding Crp/Fnr family transcriptional regulator → MYPEKLRFIYQYPSMSHEDLDQIVAQHEKVVFKKGELLLREGQVSDCYYILEEGIVRSFVYDYDGNDISTNFFCTDDLVIEVASIFHHIPTKENFCCLTDCTLWRIKFDDFQGLFETIPAITEWGRAWMAHQLFLTKKRTLDMVSLAAIVRYQQLLEEKPQILQQAPLKYIATYLGITDTSLSRIRKELVGK
- a CDS encoding SRPBCC family protein, producing the protein MSTNDDMQFELASDGKSIQISRQYAASLSKVWDAWTTADILDQWWAPQPWQSVTKSFDFSEGGKWLYCMKGPEGEEAWGIFFYDNITAPTSYAGRDRFADADGNIQHNLPGMHWQLHFHENEVGTRVDILIEGDSATAIQKHIDMGFREGFTMGLNNLANWLSEN
- a CDS encoding DUF1801 domain-containing protein; translated protein: MATNKTTFNEQPVADFIEALDNPQQKADSLALIELMEAVSGEKATMFGPNIIAFGKYAYTYASGHSGEAPLLAFSPRKNALSLYVYTGLEAHQSFLEGLGKYKMGKACIYVKKLTDIDLDVLQRLMQHTLDFVSQTYTRVRP
- a CDS encoding DUF1801 domain-containing protein; its protein translation is MQTGFSTIDEYIAQFDDGKQALLHAVRKIIQRAAPMATETISYQMPTFRYQGNLIHFAMAKNHLGIYPGPAAITEFATDLAPYKTSKGAIQIPLDSKIPKAILEKMVQFNLKKLQDKNPTDWKRFHAQWTEAIEKTQHIIAQFPLDRSLKWGNEVYSYAGKNVVSYAGFKNHFAIWFYNGVFLADPEKVLVSGSEGKTKGLRQWRFTDVADMDTEKIKAYIAEAIQTVVDGKAIIPEKGKPLVPNKLLAEALAGDKQFNQSFFKLTPGRQREYNAYIDEAKQDKTKVARLEKIKPLVAQGVGLHDKYKD
- a CDS encoding VOC family protein, translating into MVKIHAYLNFNGNCEEAFTFYQTVFGGPLLGLHRFGDMPADPDFAMPDAEKNKIMHTALHINKDVMLMGSDCIENFGHKAVFGTATYIMLDTETIDEARALHTKLSDQAQVIEMDLAETFFAELYSSFTDRFGISWMIHYEGNKKMG
- a CDS encoding SRPBCC family protein, with product MEPIHIETTIKNNVATVWNAYNSAEDIMQWNHASDDWHCTSSVNDLRVGGKFSNRMEAKDGSFGFDFEGEYTAIEPFKHIAYVLADGRKVAIHFKESRDVTTVSTTFDPETQNPIAMQRDGWQAILTNFKTYVERVYGTGTNE
- a CDS encoding DUF6157 family protein encodes the protein MKQHTTNYYDTLITVAADSTALQGTVPPRKVDKLTIANLQFDLLTQQPDTFTSDDALFMIFASRQALLASELAAARTQFFSKGQPCLRTSPLAKNYGWGILFANDGKIRLVDSASPAYQALLSNTGITKIPAMKSKK
- a CDS encoding DUF5686 and carboxypeptidase-like regulatory domain-containing protein, which produces MKFIIQIRVASKFVATLFAILAFASTSFAQTLHIKGKVMDVTNKQPIGYATIAAIGSTTATSTDDNGNFALNVEPGFSKIRISYVGYESQDLSISADAYQELTVYLVPDENTIEAVEIKAPRRSKYSNKNNPAVELIRKVIEHKDENRLEAYEYAQYQQYEKISLGLSNLSEKFKNRKVFKNYQFLFEKDDAEEGSVRGYTLPAFIEERLSQVYTRKKPNTTKQLILAEQRAQFDPKFIDNNGLSNYFNKLYQDIDIYESNIELVTNQFLSPIAGSSPTFYKFYITDTIKTETPYLVELSFFPRNKADLLFQGRLYITLDGRYAVKKAELSVADDINLNFVRDLDAKLDFEKDLNNRYYLKTSSLGLDFSLTDKGTGIKGNRTVTFEDFQTGLAQPDSTYAGPAVVKVYEQQTERLTEDYWLTHRPVPLKANEQNIYKNIDTLQLMPSFQRFLDISSLVLSGYKQLGPFEVGPVNTFYSFNPVEGFRLRLGGRTTDRLSKRFYAEGYTAYGFKDEKWKYFLSGTYALNNKSVYTFPQHYIRASVMRDTKIPGQNLEFVQEDNFLLSFKRGDNERFLYNDIYRIEYKKEFTNNFSYVVGLSKWKQQPAGILTYQMLDANGNNRLFNELNTTELSLSLRYAPHEEFYQGKLYRTPIFNKYPIFYMNYVAGLKNVLQGDYNYHNFTLGVDKRFYFSQLGYADVNVEGNYILGDNIPFPFLNIHRANQTYAYQLRSYNLMNFLEFVSDHSVSTNIQYYMNGFILNKVPLIKKLKWREVFSIKAIYGRLRNENNPAYTSNVFQFQENADGEPITYGFGSKPYVEASVGLTNIFKFIRVDYVRRLNYLDQPDAPKHGIRVRVKFDF